The Winogradskyella schleiferi genome has a window encoding:
- a CDS encoding SixA phosphatase family protein — protein MKKLILLLLVTLLAFPSCIQRKEKTEKKEVVSTYYLIRHAEKDRSDDTDKNPNLTEDGLQRAENWAEYFDNVKFDAIYSTDYNRTKQTATPTAKANQLELQFYNPSNLKMEEFIEKTNRKTVLVVGHSNTTPKFVNELLGEDKYEDIADDNNSNLYVVTISKEGKSSELSVVE, from the coding sequence TTGAAAAAACTAATCCTATTACTATTAGTCACGTTATTAGCTTTTCCATCTTGCATACAAAGGAAAGAAAAGACCGAAAAGAAAGAAGTTGTTTCAACTTATTACCTAATTAGACATGCGGAAAAAGACCGTTCTGATGACACCGATAAAAATCCTAATCTTACCGAAGATGGACTTCAACGTGCCGAAAACTGGGCAGAATACTTTGACAACGTAAAATTTGATGCTATTTATTCTACAGATTATAACCGAACGAAGCAAACAGCGACGCCAACGGCAAAAGCAAATCAGCTTGAACTTCAGTTTTACAATCCATCAAATTTAAAGATGGAAGAATTCATAGAAAAAACCAATAGAAAAACGGTTTTAGTGGTTGGTCATAGTAATACCACGCCAAAGTTTGTGAATGAATTGTTAGGCGAAGATAAATATGAAGATATAGCCGACGATAATAATTCTAATCTATATGTAGTGACCATTTCCAAAGAAGGAAAGTCTTCGGAATTATCAGTCGTTGAGTAA
- the deoD gene encoding purine-nucleoside phosphorylase: MSVHIEAKNGEIAETILLPGDPLRAKWIAETFFENPKCFNKVRGMLGYTGTYKGKRISTMGTGMGVPSITIYANELIKDYGVKNLIRVGSAGSYQKHVKIRDVVIAMAASSNSGVNELRFGGANYAPTADFGLFMKAVEAARSKNIPIKAGNVLSSDIFYEDDKEAFKLWSKFGVLCVEMEAAGLYTVAAKHLVNALAILTISDSLVTGETTTSKERETTFKSMIEVALELA; encoded by the coding sequence ATGAGTGTACATATTGAAGCCAAAAATGGCGAAATCGCAGAGACCATTCTTCTTCCTGGTGATCCATTAAGAGCTAAATGGATAGCTGAAACATTTTTTGAAAACCCTAAATGCTTCAATAAAGTCAGAGGCATGCTTGGCTATACAGGTACTTATAAGGGGAAACGGATTTCTACGATGGGAACAGGCATGGGAGTGCCTAGCATTACCATTTATGCCAATGAACTGATAAAAGACTATGGCGTAAAAAATCTTATTCGAGTGGGCAGTGCAGGTTCTTACCAAAAGCATGTCAAAATTAGAGACGTCGTTATTGCCATGGCTGCATCGTCCAATTCTGGTGTTAACGAACTGCGTTTTGGCGGCGCAAATTATGCGCCTACTGCGGATTTTGGCCTGTTCATGAAAGCTGTAGAGGCAGCGCGTTCTAAGAATATTCCTATTAAAGCTGGTAATGTTTTATCGTCCGATATTTTTTATGAAGACGATAAAGAAGCTTTCAAATTGTGGTCTAAATTTGGCGTATTGTGTGTAGAAATGGAAGCTGCTGGTCTATATACCGTTGCAGCTAAACATCTTGTAAATGCATTGGCCATTTTAACCATTTCAGATTCATTAGTTACTGGAGAAACCACAACAAGCAAAGAACGAGAGACTACCTTTAAAAGTATGATTGAAGTGGCTTTGGAGTTGGCTTAG
- the ytxJ gene encoding bacillithiol system redox-active protein YtxJ: MFKKIFGSSESKKSKEEKILPWQPLNEVAQLDRISEKSKTKTQLIFKHSTRCGISRMVMKQFVSAYDLDNNADLYYLDLLSYRDVSNEVGYKFQVMHQSPQLLVIRNGVVVAHASHGAINEMDLEKYL, encoded by the coding sequence ATGTTTAAAAAAATATTCGGTTCGTCCGAGTCAAAGAAATCTAAAGAAGAAAAAATATTGCCTTGGCAACCTTTAAATGAGGTAGCACAATTAGATCGTATTTCAGAAAAATCCAAAACCAAAACGCAACTTATATTTAAACATTCTACGCGTTGCGGTATTAGCAGGATGGTTATGAAGCAATTTGTATCTGCTTATGATTTGGACAATAATGCCGATTTGTATTATTTAGATTTGTTGAGTTATAGAGATGTTTCTAATGAAGTAGGTTATAAATTTCAAGTGATGCATCAGTCGCCTCAGCTTTTAGTGATTAGGAATGGCGTAGTGGTAGCACATGCTAGTCATGGTGCGATTAATGAGATGGATTTAGAGAAGTATTTATAA
- a CDS encoding DUF6503 family protein — MKKYLILLFAVLLFNCKNENSTLNDNGVEAPIKELTANEIFNKSIQVSGGENFKRSSLKFEFRDTYYQALRKNHEFLLVRITVKDNDSMFDMLSNVGFERYNNESFVKLEDSIAKAYEASVNSVHYFSVLPYGLNDEAVNKTRLGTETIKDKDYHKIKVTFNAKGGGEDHEDVFIYWIDKELFKVDYLAYSYNEEEGVGMRFREAYNERYINSLRFVDYNNYKSEDQIIPLENLGKAFEANQLILLSKIELENVEVQLLND; from the coding sequence ATGAAAAAATATCTCATACTCTTATTTGCTGTATTGCTTTTTAACTGCAAGAATGAAAATTCAACTTTGAACGACAATGGAGTGGAAGCACCTATAAAAGAATTAACTGCGAATGAAATTTTTAATAAATCGATTCAAGTTTCAGGAGGCGAAAACTTTAAAAGATCGAGTCTTAAGTTTGAATTTCGAGATACCTATTATCAAGCACTGCGTAAAAATCATGAATTCCTTTTAGTAAGAATAACTGTAAAGGATAACGATTCAATGTTCGATATGTTGAGTAATGTAGGTTTTGAACGTTATAATAATGAAAGCTTTGTAAAGCTTGAAGATTCCATAGCTAAGGCATATGAAGCATCAGTTAATTCCGTACACTATTTTTCAGTTTTACCTTATGGATTGAATGATGAAGCGGTTAACAAAACAAGACTCGGTACTGAAACTATTAAAGACAAGGATTATCATAAAATCAAAGTGACTTTTAATGCCAAAGGTGGAGGTGAGGATCATGAAGATGTTTTTATATACTGGATTGATAAAGAATTGTTTAAAGTTGATTATTTAGCGTATTCGTATAATGAAGAAGAGGGTGTGGGTATGCGTTTTAGAGAAGCTTATAACGAACGTTACATAAACAGTTTACGCTTTGTGGATTATAATAATTATAAGTCTGAAGACCAGATAATTCCGCTTGAAAATTTAGGAAAAGCCTTTGAAGCCAATCAGTTAATATTATTGTCTAAAATAGAACTTGAAAACGTTGAAGTACAATTACTCAACGACTGA
- the clpB gene encoding ATP-dependent chaperone ClpB yields MNFNNYTIKSQEAIQQAQQLAQGFGHQQIENEHIFKALFNVDENVLPFLLKKLNVNVPLLKQVLDKELESFPKVSGGDIMLSREASKSLNEASIIAKKMNDDYVSIEHLVLAIFKSKSKIAQILKDQGVTEKGLNAAIEELRKGDRVTSQSQEETYNSLSKYAKNLNQLARDGKLDPVIGRDEEIRRILQILSRRTKNNPILVGEPGTGKTAIAEGLAHRIIDGDIPENLKDKQIFALDMGALIAGAKYKGEFEERLKAVIKEVTESDGDIVLFIDEIHTLVGAGGGQGAMDAANILKPALARGELRAIGATTLDEYQKYFEKDKALERRFQKVTVNEPDTESAISILRGIKEKYETHHKVRIKDEAIIGAVELSERYITNRFLPDKAIDLMDEAASKLRMEINSKPEELDVLDRKIMQLEIEHEAIKREKDESKLKSLKAELANLKEERNELNAKWKSEKEVVENVQNIKQAIENYKIEAERAERDGNYGKVAEIRYGKIKDATEKLEKFQKELAEQQDTSLIKEEVTYEDIAEVVAKWTGIPVTKMLQSDREKLLKLEDELHKRVVGQEEAIEAVSDAVRRSRAGLQNPHKPIGTFLFLGTTGVGKTELAKALAEYLFDDENAMTRIDMSEYQERHAVSRLVGAPPGYVGYDEGGQLTEAVRRKPYSVVLLDEIEKAHPDTFNILLQVLDEGRLTDNKGRIADFKNTIIIMTSNMGSHIIQERFEATKDIPSAMEAAKVEVLALLKQSVRPEFLNRIDDTIMFTPLSKQNIVDIVGLQLKGITKMIAKQGITFDATPEAVGYLAEKGYNPEYGARPVKRVIQKDVLNQLSKEILAGKVTTDSIILLDEFDGQLVFRNQSDLVTEELE; encoded by the coding sequence ATGAATTTTAATAATTATACCATTAAATCGCAGGAAGCGATACAGCAAGCACAGCAGCTTGCCCAAGGGTTTGGTCATCAGCAAATTGAAAATGAGCATATTTTTAAAGCGCTTTTCAATGTTGATGAAAATGTTCTCCCGTTCCTTCTTAAAAAGTTGAATGTTAATGTACCTCTACTTAAACAAGTATTGGACAAAGAACTCGAAAGTTTTCCTAAAGTTTCAGGAGGTGATATTATGCTCTCTCGTGAAGCCAGTAAATCTTTAAATGAAGCATCCATCATCGCCAAAAAGATGAATGATGATTATGTTTCTATCGAGCATTTAGTGTTGGCTATTTTCAAGTCAAAAAGTAAAATTGCCCAAATTCTAAAAGATCAAGGCGTTACTGAAAAAGGCTTAAATGCTGCTATCGAAGAACTGCGTAAAGGCGACCGAGTAACATCTCAAAGTCAGGAAGAAACTTATAATTCACTTAGCAAATACGCTAAGAATTTAAATCAATTAGCCAGAGATGGTAAATTAGATCCTGTAATTGGTCGTGATGAAGAAATACGAAGAATACTTCAAATTTTATCACGTAGAACTAAAAACAATCCGATCTTAGTTGGAGAACCTGGAACAGGTAAAACTGCCATTGCCGAAGGCCTAGCTCATAGAATCATCGATGGTGATATTCCAGAAAATCTAAAAGACAAACAAATTTTTGCCTTAGATATGGGCGCTTTAATTGCAGGTGCCAAATACAAAGGTGAGTTTGAAGAACGTTTAAAAGCGGTGATCAAAGAAGTCACCGAAAGTGATGGAGATATCGTTTTATTTATCGATGAGATCCACACTTTAGTTGGTGCTGGTGGTGGACAAGGCGCTATGGATGCCGCAAACATCCTAAAACCTGCTTTAGCACGTGGCGAACTGAGAGCGATAGGCGCAACCACTCTAGATGAATATCAAAAATATTTTGAGAAAGACAAAGCTTTGGAACGTCGTTTTCAAAAAGTAACCGTAAACGAGCCTGATACCGAAAGTGCAATTTCAATTCTTCGAGGAATAAAGGAAAAATATGAGACGCATCATAAGGTAAGAATCAAGGATGAGGCCATTATTGGTGCCGTTGAATTATCTGAACGTTATATAACAAATCGTTTTTTACCAGATAAAGCCATTGATTTAATGGATGAGGCGGCTTCTAAATTACGAATGGAAATCAACTCCAAACCAGAAGAATTGGATGTTCTCGATCGTAAAATTATGCAGCTTGAAATCGAACATGAAGCTATTAAACGTGAAAAAGATGAATCCAAATTAAAAAGCTTAAAAGCAGAATTGGCAAATCTTAAAGAAGAACGCAATGAGCTTAATGCGAAATGGAAATCTGAAAAAGAAGTCGTAGAAAACGTTCAGAATATAAAACAAGCAATTGAAAACTATAAAATTGAAGCGGAACGTGCTGAGCGTGATGGTAACTATGGAAAGGTTGCAGAAATCCGTTATGGCAAGATTAAAGATGCTACTGAAAAATTAGAAAAATTTCAAAAGGAATTAGCAGAACAACAAGATACCTCCTTAATAAAAGAGGAAGTCACTTATGAAGATATTGCTGAAGTTGTCGCTAAGTGGACAGGAATTCCTGTAACCAAAATGCTTCAAAGTGATCGTGAAAAGCTATTGAAACTTGAAGACGAATTGCACAAACGTGTCGTAGGACAAGAAGAAGCGATTGAAGCAGTCAGTGACGCGGTTCGTAGATCGAGAGCTGGACTCCAAAATCCGCACAAACCAATAGGAACCTTCTTATTCCTAGGTACAACTGGTGTGGGTAAAACAGAATTGGCCAAAGCATTGGCAGAATATTTATTCGATGACGAAAATGCCATGACACGTATTGACATGAGTGAATATCAAGAGCGTCATGCTGTAAGTCGTTTGGTAGGTGCGCCTCCAGGATACGTAGGTTATGATGAAGGCGGACAATTAACAGAAGCCGTAAGACGTAAACCGTATTCTGTAGTGTTACTTGATGAAATTGAAAAAGCACATCCAGATACGTTCAACATTTTATTACAAGTTTTGGATGAAGGTCGTTTAACAGACAACAAAGGTAGAATTGCAGATTTCAAAAATACGATTATAATTATGACCTCAAATATGGGAAGTCATATAATTCAAGAGCGTTTTGAAGCTACCAAGGATATTCCATCAGCGATGGAAGCCGCAAAAGTGGAAGTCTTGGCCTTATTAAAACAAAGCGTAAGACCAGAGTTTTTAAACCGTATTGATGATACCATAATGTTTACACCATTATCCAAGCAAAACATTGTTGATATCGTTGGTTTACAACTGAAAGGTATTACCAAAATGATAGCAAAACAAGGTATTACTTTTGATGCGACACCAGAAGCCGTAGGTTATTTGGCCGAGAAAGGTTATAATCCAGAATATGGAGCGAGACCTGTAAAGCGCGTTATTCAGAAGGATGTTTTAAATCAGTTGAGTAAAGAAATATTGGCTGGCAAAGTAACCACAGACAGTATCATTCTACTGGATGAATTTGACGGACAATTGGTCTTTAGAAATCAAAGTGATTTGGTCACTGAAGAATTAGAATAG
- a CDS encoding DUF5686 and carboxypeptidase regulatory-like domain-containing protein produces the protein MTKHLLSLFLIVMSTFVSAQITGNITDQNNEALPFVNILIENTYKGTTSNDDGYYELNISIPKTYTIVYSYLGYKTVKKEVAIAEFPYQLDITLAEESVSLSEVIIDSEIDPAIAIMRKAIAQRKANLEKTNSYKADFYSRGLIRIKDAPEKLLGREIGDLGGGLDSTRSGIIYLSETISKIQFLSPDKLKEKITASKVSGNDNGFSFNAAMDVDFNFYNNTIDFGNAIISPIANNAFGYYNYKLDGVFYDGRGNLINKIKVIPKRKNDPVFSGFIYIVEDQWDIYALELDLTGTQARIPVVDIISLKQSFSYSEADDIWAKISQSIDFKFGMMGINGDGRYTAVYSNYEFNTGLTRQDFSRELVAFENEANKKDSLFWNTIRPVPLTLEERTDYVKKDSLQTLRESKPYLDSLDRANNKFKLGNLMGYSYQNSHKDYSLGFDIPLIGGVQFNTVQGYAVNANVFYTKNYDDFKRFFSANGTIQYGFSDERLRATGSLTYKFNSITNSFLSLSGGVSAEQFNPSNPISPLINSVSTLFFEDNYMKLYDKSFVGLNYSEELFNGFRLYTGLSYERRKALFNTTDQTFTNEDNDAYTSNNPLDETAFGVAPFETHSIVKGHVDVRINFGQEYLSYPDAKYNVSNDDYPTLYLGYEKGFGATNTDYNFDQIKARLTQDFNIKDKGKFIYNLKAGKFFNADDIAFMDYQHFNGNQTHVSTDGNYTNVFNNLDYYAASTNDAYFEGHVEHDFNGFLLGKVPLLNKLNFNLVVGAHLLATPDFNPYQEYSVGLDNIGWGKWRLLRVDYLRSYQSGFQSDAIVFGLKLF, from the coding sequence ATGACTAAACATTTACTCAGTCTTTTTCTTATTGTAATGAGCACGTTCGTTTCCGCACAAATAACGGGAAACATCACTGACCAAAACAACGAAGCACTTCCCTTTGTAAATATTTTAATCGAAAACACCTATAAAGGCACGACGAGCAATGATGATGGTTACTACGAACTCAACATTTCAATACCAAAAACCTACACTATTGTTTACAGTTATTTAGGTTATAAAACGGTAAAAAAAGAAGTCGCTATTGCTGAATTCCCGTATCAATTGGACATCACTTTAGCTGAAGAATCGGTCTCGCTTAGCGAAGTCATAATAGATTCTGAAATCGATCCTGCCATTGCCATAATGCGTAAAGCCATTGCCCAACGAAAAGCCAATCTCGAAAAAACAAACTCGTATAAAGCCGATTTCTACTCTAGAGGATTAATTAGAATTAAAGATGCACCAGAAAAACTCTTAGGTCGGGAAATTGGCGATTTAGGAGGTGGCTTGGATTCTACCAGAAGTGGGATTATTTACTTATCTGAGACAATTTCTAAAATCCAGTTTTTAAGTCCAGATAAATTAAAAGAAAAAATTACGGCGTCAAAAGTTAGCGGTAACGATAACGGTTTTAGCTTTAATGCTGCCATGGATGTCGATTTTAATTTCTATAATAATACCATCGATTTTGGCAATGCAATTATTTCGCCAATCGCCAATAACGCCTTTGGTTACTATAATTATAAGCTCGATGGTGTTTTTTATGATGGTAGAGGAAATCTAATTAATAAAATCAAAGTGATTCCAAAACGAAAAAACGACCCTGTATTTTCCGGCTTTATATATATTGTGGAAGACCAATGGGATATTTATGCTTTGGAATTGGATTTAACAGGAACGCAAGCACGTATTCCTGTGGTGGATATCATTTCACTAAAACAGAGTTTTTCCTATTCAGAAGCAGATGACATTTGGGCAAAAATATCCCAGAGTATCGATTTTAAATTCGGAATGATGGGCATCAATGGTGATGGTCGATATACGGCGGTTTATAGTAATTACGAATTTAACACTGGACTGACTAGACAAGACTTTAGCAGAGAACTTGTCGCTTTTGAAAATGAAGCCAATAAAAAAGACTCCTTGTTTTGGAACACTATTAGACCTGTGCCCTTGACACTCGAAGAACGGACCGATTACGTAAAAAAAGATAGCCTTCAAACACTTCGGGAATCGAAACCTTATCTGGATTCCTTGGATCGTGCCAATAATAAATTCAAATTGGGAAATCTAATGGGATATTCCTATCAGAATTCGCACAAGGATTATAGCTTAGGATTTGATATTCCACTCATTGGTGGTGTGCAGTTTAATACGGTTCAAGGGTATGCCGTTAATGCCAATGTTTTTTACACAAAAAATTATGACGATTTTAAACGTTTTTTTAGTGCGAATGGAACGATTCAATATGGATTTTCAGATGAACGGTTACGTGCCACTGGCTCTCTGACTTATAAATTCAACAGTATAACCAATTCTTTTTTAAGTTTGTCTGGTGGCGTTTCAGCCGAACAATTTAATCCTTCCAATCCTATTTCGCCATTAATCAATTCGGTAAGCACCTTATTTTTTGAAGATAATTACATGAAATTGTATGACAAGAGCTTTGTCGGTCTTAATTATTCTGAAGAACTCTTCAACGGTTTTAGATTGTATACAGGCTTGAGTTACGAAAGGAGAAAAGCACTTTTCAACACCACAGACCAAACATTTACGAATGAAGACAATGATGCTTACACGAGTAATAATCCATTAGATGAGACGGCTTTTGGAGTAGCGCCTTTTGAAACGCATAGTATCGTTAAAGGACATGTTGACGTTCGGATCAATTTTGGACAAGAATACCTCAGTTATCCAGATGCTAAATATAATGTGAGCAATGACGATTACCCAACTTTATATCTGGGTTACGAAAAAGGTTTTGGTGCAACAAATACTGATTATAATTTTGACCAAATCAAAGCGCGACTTACTCAGGACTTTAATATTAAGGACAAAGGAAAATTTATATATAACCTTAAAGCTGGTAAGTTCTTTAATGCAGACGATATTGCTTTTATGGACTACCAACACTTTAATGGAAACCAAACGCATGTGAGTACAGATGGCAATTATACCAATGTGTTCAATAATTTGGATTACTATGCGGCAAGTACAAACGATGCTTATTTTGAAGGGCATGTAGAGCATGATTTCAATGGGTTTTTACTTGGAAAAGTGCCATTGCTCAACAAGTTGAATTTTAATTTAGTCGTCGGAGCACACCTATTGGCAACACCAGATTTTAATCCTTATCAAGAGTATTCTGTTGGTTTGGATAACATTGGTTGGGGCAAGTGGCGATTGTTGCGAGTGGATTATTTACGCTCATATCAAAGTGGATTTCAAAGTGATGCAATTGTATTTGGTTTGAAATTATTTTAA
- the smpB gene encoding SsrA-binding protein SmpB, whose amino-acid sequence MQRTVNILNRKAKFQYEILDKYTAGIVLTGTEIKSIRSGKASIAEGFCEFNDRGELFVINMTVEEYKYGTHYNHRPKAERKLLLNKRELKKLEKEVNIKGNAIIPMRLFINDRGLAKLVIALAKGKKLYDKRETIKDRDNKRNLDRIKKVYR is encoded by the coding sequence ATGCAAAGAACGGTAAACATACTCAATAGAAAAGCCAAGTTTCAATACGAAATTTTGGATAAATATACCGCAGGAATTGTCCTTACCGGAACTGAGATCAAATCCATCAGATCCGGAAAAGCATCCATTGCAGAAGGTTTCTGCGAGTTTAACGACCGAGGCGAACTTTTTGTAATTAACATGACAGTCGAAGAGTATAAATATGGCACGCACTATAATCATAGACCTAAAGCCGAGCGTAAATTATTGCTGAACAAAAGAGAGCTTAAAAAGCTGGAAAAAGAAGTAAATATCAAAGGAAATGCCATTATCCCAATGCGTTTGTTTATCAACGATAGAGGTTTGGCTAAACTTGTAATTGCGCTGGCAAAAGGCAAAAAACTCTACGACAAGCGCGAAACCATTAAAGATCGTGACAACAAACGGAATTTAGACCGTATTAAAAAAGTGTACCGCTAA
- the deoC gene encoding deoxyribose-phosphate aldolase has protein sequence MELNRYIDHTLLSASATESDILRLCEEAIKYNFYSVCVNSCYVPIAKQALVRSGVKICTVVGFPLGAMSTEAKIFEAKNAIDQGATEIDMVMNIGRLKSKNHVAVLKDINAVKRAIGLTPLKVILEISELSKNEIVKACEICIDANADFVKTSTGFSKSGATLTAVKIMRKTVKDRLKVKASGGIRDAETALKYIEVGSDRIGASAGVSMMNNLVSKAS, from the coding sequence ATGGAATTAAATAGATATATAGACCACACCTTATTAAGTGCCTCAGCAACTGAATCTGATATTCTTAGACTTTGCGAAGAAGCTATAAAGTATAATTTTTACTCAGTCTGTGTCAACAGCTGTTATGTGCCTATTGCAAAACAGGCATTAGTACGATCTGGAGTTAAAATCTGTACGGTCGTTGGTTTTCCTTTAGGAGCCATGTCTACTGAAGCCAAAATATTCGAAGCTAAAAATGCTATCGATCAAGGTGCTACTGAGATAGACATGGTTATGAATATTGGCCGACTTAAAAGTAAAAATCATGTGGCTGTATTAAAGGACATTAATGCCGTAAAACGCGCTATTGGTCTTACCCCTCTAAAAGTTATTCTTGAAATCAGCGAACTTTCTAAAAACGAAATCGTCAAAGCCTGTGAAATCTGCATTGATGCTAATGCAGATTTTGTAAAAACTTCTACTGGATTCTCAAAAAGCGGAGCCACTTTAACTGCAGTAAAAATTATGAGAAAAACAGTTAAAGATCGACTAAAAGTTAAGGCTTCTGGTGGTATTAGAGATGCAGAAACTGCTCTTAAGTACATCGAAGTTGGTTCCGATAGAATTGGCGCTTCAGCTGGAGTTTCCATGATGAACAATCTAGTATCCAAAGCATCATAA